In Selenomonas dianae, a genomic segment contains:
- a CDS encoding RNA-binding S4 domain-containing protein, with translation MTEVEIHTDTIRLDQFLKLAGAVPSGGIVKELIAAEAILRNGEVETARRRKLIVGDVITIKGDDTYRVSRS, from the coding sequence TTGACCGAAGTTGAGATTCACACAGACACGATCCGGCTTGATCAGTTTCTGAAACTTGCGGGAGCTGTCCCGAGCGGCGGTATCGTGAAGGAGTTGATTGCCGCGGAGGCGATCCTCCGAAATGGAGAAGTCGAGACGGCACGCAGACGCAAACTCATTGTCGGAGATGTCATTACCATCAAAGGTGATGATACATACCGTGTCAGTCGTTCGTAG
- the dnaN gene encoding DNA polymerase III subunit beta: protein MNITLGRNDLIAALQTVSKGLSTKPQTPILSGVYLSAKDGQLELQSTNYELGFIVTIPAEIHSVGTAVLPGKYLTEFARKLPAEEVSIDTERSDGLAVVQSGTARFTLRTMDTNDFPVLQRMEGTLQFTIKDRTLARLVKKSAFACLREEQRDRRPIFTGCQMEVEGREVTFAATNVHRLAVKSEILEEDAGQIRVIIPAKFLEEVIRTIPGEVPTDIHVSCSYNQISMSSAHIYMTSRLIEGAFPDYRRVIPTEENIRTRVTLDAATFSSAVERASLIARTDQYNIVKLAFEQGLLRISSNSPEIGEAEETINAQVEGDDVSIAFNASYLMDAVKSLDSDTCILSLQGSNAQGMNLSPITIREEIDPDYIYVVTPVRTH, encoded by the coding sequence ATGAACATCACACTCGGGCGAAATGACCTCATCGCCGCCCTGCAAACCGTCAGCAAGGGACTCTCCACCAAACCGCAGACCCCCATCCTCTCCGGTGTCTACCTGTCGGCGAAGGACGGTCAGCTCGAACTCCAGTCCACAAACTATGAACTGGGCTTCATCGTCACCATCCCCGCCGAGATCCACAGCGTCGGTACAGCGGTACTCCCCGGGAAATATCTCACCGAATTTGCCCGCAAACTCCCCGCCGAGGAAGTCTCCATCGACACGGAACGCAGTGACGGCCTCGCCGTCGTCCAATCCGGTACGGCACGATTTACCCTGCGCACCATGGATACGAATGACTTTCCTGTCCTTCAGCGTATGGAAGGGACACTGCAATTTACCATCAAAGACCGTACGCTTGCACGTCTGGTCAAAAAATCCGCATTCGCCTGTCTGCGCGAGGAGCAGCGTGACCGCCGCCCCATCTTCACGGGCTGCCAGATGGAGGTGGAGGGCAGAGAGGTCACCTTCGCCGCGACGAACGTTCACCGCCTCGCCGTCAAGAGTGAGATATTGGAAGAGGATGCGGGGCAGATCCGCGTCATCATCCCTGCAAAGTTCTTGGAGGAGGTCATACGCACCATCCCGGGCGAGGTGCCGACCGACATCCATGTCAGCTGCTCCTACAATCAGATCAGTATGTCCTCCGCGCACATCTACATGACCTCACGTCTGATCGAAGGCGCATTCCCCGACTACCGCCGCGTCATACCGACCGAGGAGAACATCCGCACGCGCGTGACCCTCGATGCCGCCACCTTTTCCTCTGCCGTGGAGCGTGCCTCCCTCATTGCACGTACGGATCAGTATAACATCGTCAAACTCGCATTCGAACAGGGACTTCTGCGAATCTCCTCCAACAGCCCCGAGATCGGGGAGGCGGAGGAGACCATCAACGCACAGGTCGAGGGCGACGATGTCTCCATCGCATTCAACGCCTCCTACCTCATGGACGCGGTCAAGTCGCTCGACAGTGACACCTGCATCCTCTCGCTGCAGGGCTCGAATGCACAGGGCATGAACCTCTCACCCATCACCATCCGAGAGGAGATCGACCCCGACTATATCTACGTTGTAACACCTGTGAGGACACATTGA
- the dnaA gene encoding chromosomal replication initiator protein DnaA yields MSEEQTPAIVAMWQKVLKKTDGIIPKDAVKQWISRIVPVTADKNELVLAVADVFTKQYIEPRYLVLLGDAVQQALGADYAIRLIVDAAACAPKKEKPAKREKEPPAEKKETAVEEQIPAQGSLPLAPNADTNAAAPDDASTLNPKYTFDAFVTGRSNQFPYAMAKAVADAPGLPSHNPLFIYGGVGLGKTHLMHAVGHKILADHPEKRVLYIASTDFTNEFIRSIREKNMDAFREKYYHIDVLLIDDIQFFAGQEQTQTEFFQTFNKLRDNGSQIILTSDQQPQDVKGLEDRLISRFAGGAPVDIQPPEFETRVAILQKKALSEDVHIPEDVVTYIASRVDSNIRELEGALTRLIKYASTMRMPIDETTCVAALGNYLRGEKGRRITMEMIERIVCTHFKVTSEDIRSTKRSNDIAYPRQIAMFLCHELTDVSWPTIGGFFNRDHSTVIHAHKKIQNLTESDSATKAQIESLTIQIKGI; encoded by the coding sequence ATGTCCGAAGAACAGACCCCCGCAATCGTCGCCATGTGGCAGAAGGTACTGAAAAAAACCGATGGAATCATCCCCAAAGATGCCGTAAAACAGTGGATCTCGCGCATCGTCCCCGTGACGGCGGACAAGAATGAACTCGTCCTTGCCGTGGCGGATGTCTTTACGAAACAATACATCGAGCCGCGCTATCTCGTGCTCCTCGGCGACGCGGTGCAGCAGGCGCTCGGCGCGGACTATGCCATCCGACTGATCGTGGATGCCGCGGCGTGCGCCCCCAAAAAAGAAAAACCGGCGAAAAGGGAAAAAGAGCCGCCCGCAGAAAAAAAGGAGACGGCAGTCGAAGAACAGATCCCCGCACAGGGCAGCCTCCCGCTCGCGCCGAACGCCGACACGAACGCCGCCGCCCCCGACGATGCCTCGACACTCAACCCGAAGTATACGTTCGACGCATTCGTCACAGGACGCTCGAACCAGTTCCCGTACGCCATGGCAAAGGCGGTCGCGGACGCACCCGGCCTCCCCTCGCACAACCCGCTCTTCATCTACGGCGGCGTGGGGCTCGGCAAGACCCATCTCATGCACGCCGTCGGACACAAGATCCTCGCCGATCACCCCGAAAAGCGCGTCCTCTACATCGCGAGCACCGACTTTACCAACGAGTTCATCCGCTCCATTCGCGAGAAGAACATGGACGCATTCCGTGAAAAATACTATCACATCGACGTGCTGCTCATCGACGATATTCAGTTCTTTGCGGGGCAGGAGCAGACGCAGACCGAGTTTTTCCAGACGTTCAACAAGCTGCGCGACAACGGCAGCCAGATCATCCTGACCTCGGATCAGCAGCCGCAGGATGTCAAGGGGCTTGAGGATCGTCTGATCTCGCGGTTCGCGGGCGGCGCACCCGTGGACATACAGCCGCCGGAGTTCGAGACACGCGTGGCGATTCTCCAAAAAAAGGCACTCAGTGAGGACGTACACATCCCCGAGGATGTCGTCACCTACATCGCCAGCCGCGTGGACAGCAACATCCGCGAACTGGAGGGCGCACTCACGCGCCTCATCAAGTATGCCTCGACCATGCGTATGCCGATCGACGAGACCACCTGCGTCGCCGCCCTCGGCAACTACCTGCGCGGGGAGAAGGGACGGCGCATCACCATGGAGATGATCGAGCGCATCGTCTGCACCCATTTCAAGGTGACGAGCGAGGACATCCGCTCCACCAAGCGCAGCAACGACATCGCCTACCCGCGTCAGATCGCCATGTTCCTCTGCCACGAGCTGACCGATGTCTCGTGGCCGACCATCGGCGGCTTCTTCAACCGCGACCACTCCACCGTCATCCACGCGCACAAGAAAATCCAGAACCTCACCGAGAGCGACTCCGCCACCAAGGCGCAGATCGAATCGCTCACCATCCAGATCAAGGGGATTTAG
- the rpmH gene encoding 50S ribosomal protein L34: MKRTFQPNNHWRKKTHGFRERMKTKGGRLVLKRRRQRGRKKLSA, translated from the coding sequence GTGAAGAGAACATTTCAGCCCAACAACCATTGGAGAAAGAAGACACATGGATTCCGTGAGCGCATGAAGACGAAAGGCGGCCGCCTCGTACTCAAGAGAAGGCGTCAGCGCGGACGAAAGAAGCTGTCGGCGTGA
- the rnpA gene encoding ribonuclease P protein component has translation MNEKKYTLPRTKMIKRRSDFQHVYQKGTSVAGRRMILYVLRDSRVAGKVGFAAGKKLGCAAVRNRTKRLLREAYRHMQHELRTDVGILLIGRAGLAAGKMQDAAVELRSLARRAKIFAEGGVSPRMGEQR, from the coding sequence ATGAATGAGAAGAAATACACACTGCCGCGCACAAAGATGATCAAGCGGCGCAGCGACTTTCAGCACGTCTACCAAAAGGGGACGTCCGTCGCGGGGCGGCGGATGATCCTCTATGTCCTGCGGGACAGCCGCGTCGCGGGCAAGGTCGGCTTTGCCGCCGGGAAAAAACTCGGGTGCGCCGCTGTGCGCAACCGCACGAAGCGTCTCCTGCGGGAGGCGTACCGCCATATGCAGCACGAGCTGCGCACGGATGTCGGGATTCTCCTGATCGGGCGCGCGGGGCTTGCGGCGGGGAAAATGCAGGATGCCGCCGTGGAGCTGCGCAGCCTCGCGCGACGCGCGAAGATCTTTGCAGAGGGGGGCGTGTCCCCGCGTATGGGGGAGCAGAGATGA
- the yidD gene encoding membrane protein insertion efficiency factor YidD: MKRLLLLLVQFYRCCISPLTPPSCRYYPTCSAYALEAIERYGAWRGGWMALRRILRCHPFHRGGYDPVP, from the coding sequence ATGAAGCGTCTGCTCCTTCTTCTGGTGCAGTTCTACCGCTGCTGCATCTCGCCGCTCACGCCGCCCTCCTGCCGTTACTACCCCACCTGCTCCGCGTATGCGTTGGAGGCGATCGAGCGGTACGGCGCGTGGCGCGGCGGATGGATGGCGCTCCGGCGGATTCTGCGCTGTCATCCGTTTCACAGGGGCGGCTACGATCCCGTACCTTGA
- a CDS encoding YidC/Oxa1 family membrane protein insertase, protein MIEFFSNLFAPIIHVLQFILGGFYTVTSAAGLESYGFPIILLTILIKVVTYPLTVKQIKSMKAMQEIQPKMKKIQEKYKNNPQMLQQKTGELFREAGVNPLAGCLPLLVQMPILMGMYYALFNFTFPSAAAAAFFWLPNMSEPDPLYILPVLSAATTYLQQKMTSTEMNTQMKIMMTVMPLFIGWISLTFPSGLVLYWVTMNVVQIAQQWWMYRGENAVAKGAN, encoded by the coding sequence TTGATCGAATTTTTTAGCAACCTGTTCGCGCCGATCATCCACGTTCTGCAGTTCATCCTCGGCGGCTTTTACACCGTTACGAGTGCCGCAGGACTTGAGAGCTACGGCTTCCCCATCATCCTGCTCACCATCCTCATCAAGGTTGTGACCTACCCGCTCACGGTTAAGCAGATCAAGTCGATGAAGGCGATGCAGGAAATCCAGCCGAAGATGAAAAAGATCCAAGAAAAGTACAAAAACAATCCGCAGATGCTCCAGCAAAAGACGGGCGAGCTGTTCCGCGAGGCGGGCGTGAACCCGCTCGCCGGGTGTCTGCCGCTCCTCGTGCAGATGCCGATCCTCATGGGGATGTACTACGCACTCTTTAACTTCACCTTCCCGAGTGCGGCGGCGGCGGCGTTTTTCTGGCTGCCGAATATGTCCGAGCCCGACCCGCTCTACATCCTGCCCGTGCTCTCGGCGGCAACGACCTATCTCCAGCAGAAGATGACCTCCACCGAGATGAACACCCAGATGAAGATCATGATGACCGTGATGCCTCTTTTCATCGGTTGGATCAGTCTCACGTTCCCCTCGGGGCTCGTGCTCTACTGGGTGACGATGAACGTCGTGCAGATCGCCCAGCAGTGGTGGATGTACCGTGGTGAAAACGCAGTGGCAAAGGGGGCAAACTGA
- the jag gene encoding RNA-binding cell elongation regulator Jag/EloR: MAEIIETTGKTVEDALSHALDKLGCGRAEVTYEIVQEPSGGFLGLWGKREARIRVTTRPVIPPQRTEVLTPAPPTVIAPPSRAAETPAAPAEPSPQSDADDGFGVRPHRFHTDLRSSARRASAGNAPAYEERTPRDSEERGTRRTPRRSEGRAPRDYDAGGYGQRRNRFREEREGEDFRRERRERPAYDRGETGYEMRHRERSDAQLIPLTAEMSAAAEKFLGAVFAAMDLTVELHRTDTPAGTIFNMQGENLGILIGKHGSTLDALQYLTNLVVNKIPETGYARIILDVEDYRARREETLTRLAGHLADKACRIGEEIHLEPMSRHERKIIHMALQDNRRVTTYSAGDNPRRYVVIVPRRRRYSRDYDEPGYDRYER, encoded by the coding sequence ATGGCAGAGATCATCGAGACCACCGGAAAGACCGTCGAGGACGCGCTCTCGCACGCGCTCGATAAGCTCGGCTGCGGCAGAGCCGAGGTCACCTACGAGATCGTACAGGAGCCCTCGGGCGGCTTCCTCGGCCTGTGGGGCAAACGTGAGGCGCGTATCCGCGTCACGACGCGCCCCGTGATCCCGCCGCAGCGCACGGAGGTGCTGACCCCCGCGCCGCCGACGGTGATCGCGCCGCCGTCCCGAGCGGCAGAGACGCCCGCCGCCCCGGCAGAGCCGTCCCCGCAGAGCGATGCGGACGACGGATTCGGCGTGCGTCCGCATCGGTTTCATACCGATCTGCGTTCGTCGGCGCGGCGGGCATCCGCAGGGAACGCACCTGCCTATGAGGAGCGCACGCCGCGTGATTCCGAGGAGCGCGGGACACGCCGCACGCCGCGCCGCAGTGAGGGGCGTGCGCCGCGCGACTATGACGCAGGGGGCTACGGGCAGCGCAGGAACCGCTTTCGTGAGGAGCGTGAGGGCGAGGACTTTCGCCGCGAGCGACGCGAGCGCCCCGCCTATGACCGTGGGGAGACGGGCTACGAGATGCGCCATCGGGAGCGTTCGGATGCCCAGCTCATCCCGCTCACGGCGGAGATGTCCGCCGCGGCGGAAAAGTTTCTCGGCGCGGTCTTTGCCGCGATGGATCTTACGGTCGAGCTGCACCGCACGGACACGCCGGCGGGTACGATTTTCAATATGCAGGGCGAGAATCTTGGCATCCTCATCGGAAAGCACGGATCGACGCTCGATGCGCTCCAGTACCTCACGAATCTCGTTGTGAACAAGATCCCCGAGACGGGCTATGCGCGCATCATCCTCGATGTGGAGGACTATCGTGCGCGGCGTGAGGAGACGCTCACGCGCCTTGCGGGGCATCTCGCGGACAAGGCGTGCCGCATCGGCGAGGAGATCCACCTTGAGCCCATGAGCCGCCACGAGCGCAAGATCATCCACATGGCGCTGCAGGACAATCGCCGCGTCACCACCTACAGCGCGGGCGACAACCCGCGCCGCTACGTCGTCATCGTTCCGCGCCGTCGCCGCTATTCGCGTGACTACGACGAACCGGGCTATGACCGTTACGAGCGGTGA
- the mnmE gene encoding tRNA uridine-5-carboxymethylaminomethyl(34) synthesis GTPase MnmE, translated as MSEDTISQIATPHGTGGIGIIRVSGADALRIARAVFRPMRGDLGTPAPYTARYGNIVAADGTIIDEGILLYMRAPHSYTGEDTVELQCHGGTVVLREVLLRTWEAGARPAEAGEFTKRAFLSGRIDLARAEGVMELISARSARAARAARERMAGAFSKEITAIREHLLGAIAQIEAGIDFPEDDLPDASHAALARDISAACACVRRLLAGANAGRILREGVKTVIVGRPNVGKSSLLNALVGTERAIVTDVPGTTRDIIEEEVSIDGIPLRLLDTAGLRAAQDAVERIGVARTEQHLGDAELVLAVFDSSEALTDEDRGILDRLRHMDANIIILCNKEDCASVLRVTDFDGINAPVLMISAQAGTGLDALRETIAARIRVMEGALSDGALPNKEREVEALRRAMQHLKEAERSLSEGMGTDFISIDLRAAYDILGDILGETVDTDLIDRIFSEFCIGK; from the coding sequence ATGAGCGAGGACACCATCAGCCAGATTGCCACCCCGCACGGGACGGGAGGCATCGGCATCATCCGCGTGAGCGGCGCAGACGCACTGCGTATCGCACGCGCCGTATTCCGCCCCATGCGGGGCGATCTCGGGACGCCCGCGCCGTACACTGCACGCTACGGGAACATCGTTGCAGCGGACGGCACCATCATCGACGAGGGGATTCTTCTCTATATGCGCGCCCCGCATTCCTATACGGGCGAGGACACCGTCGAGTTGCAGTGTCATGGCGGTACGGTCGTCCTGCGCGAGGTACTGCTGCGCACGTGGGAGGCGGGGGCAAGACCTGCGGAGGCGGGCGAGTTCACGAAACGCGCTTTCTTGAGCGGGAGGATTGACCTTGCCCGCGCCGAGGGCGTCATGGAGCTCATCAGTGCGCGGAGCGCCCGCGCCGCCCGCGCCGCACGGGAGCGCATGGCAGGGGCATTTTCCAAGGAGATCACGGCGATTCGGGAGCACCTTCTTGGGGCGATTGCACAGATCGAGGCGGGGATCGACTTTCCCGAGGACGATCTTCCCGATGCCTCCCATGCGGCGCTTGCACGGGACATTTCCGCCGCCTGTGCCTGTGTGCGGCGGCTGCTGGCGGGGGCAAACGCGGGGCGGATTCTGCGCGAGGGGGTCAAGACCGTTATCGTCGGGCGGCCGAATGTCGGAAAATCCAGTCTCCTCAACGCTCTCGTCGGCACGGAGCGCGCCATCGTCACCGATGTACCCGGCACGACGCGGGACATCATCGAGGAGGAGGTCAGCATCGACGGCATCCCCCTGCGCCTCCTCGACACGGCGGGGCTGCGTGCGGCACAGGATGCTGTCGAGCGGATCGGCGTCGCACGTACCGAGCAGCACCTCGGGGATGCCGAGCTGGTGCTCGCCGTCTTTGACAGCTCCGAGGCGCTCACCGACGAGGATCGGGGGATCCTCGACCGCCTCCGCCACATGGACGCGAACATCATCATCCTCTGCAACAAGGAGGACTGCGCCTCCGTGCTGCGCGTGACGGACTTCGACGGGATCAACGCGCCTGTGCTCATGATCTCCGCACAGGCGGGTACGGGGCTGGATGCCCTGCGCGAAACGATTGCCGCACGCATCCGTGTGATGGAGGGGGCGCTCAGCGACGGGGCGCTCCCGAACAAGGAACGCGAGGTCGAGGCACTGCGCCGCGCCATGCAGCACCTGAAAGAGGCGGAGCGAAGCCTCTCCGAGGGCATGGGGACGGACTTCATCTCCATTGATCTGAGAGCGGCGTACGACATCCTCGGCGACATCCTCGGCGAGACCGTCGATACCGACCTCATCGACCGCATCTTCAGCGAGTTCTGCATCGGGAAATAA